One window of Branchiostoma lanceolatum isolate klBraLanc5 chromosome 8, klBraLanc5.hap2, whole genome shotgun sequence genomic DNA carries:
- the LOC136440005 gene encoding IQ motif and ankyrin repeat domain-containing protein 1-like yields the protein MPPKKPVAKTGVKPKPKGAAGASSGAKKPTGAAPAKGTPAPATTAKEKPEEPKEIPEVKIVLKQLVDVLIKDTGDKIKESGKWPLVIDESDRVSTFLRYQDTNYLNAKNPGDMEPERIRMAIIGAIRFGKPVVLDMMDSNMINAAADKFDVVQKGLLESVMTKDILVDQKYKSLVKDSDPDEYTDQSSAFNHGMVDGFGFIVITSMASPPPELMQRTYVIRVQ from the exons ATGCCGCCGAAAAAGCCTGTAGCCAAGACGGGAGTCAAACCAAAGCCCAAGGGGGCGGCAGGAGCGAGCTCTGGAGCGAAAAAGCCAACAGGAGCTGCACCTGCCAAAGGCACGCCGGCCCCTGCCACCACAGCCAAGG AAAAACCTGAAGAACCGAAGGAGATACCAGAAGTGAAGATAGTCCTCAAGCAGTTGGTCGACGTGCTGATCAAAGATACAGGCGACAAGATTAAAGAGTCAGGAAA ATGGCCACTTGTTATTGACGAGTCGGACCGAGTGTCTACCTTCCTGCGGTACCAGGACACAAACTACCTGAACGCCAAAAACCCTGGGGACATGGAGCCAGAGAGGATACGTATGGCGATCATTGGGGCAATCAG GTTCGGGAAGCCGGTCGTGCTGGATATGATGGACTCGAACATGATCAATGCCGCCGCTGACAAGTTTGATGTCGTGCAGAAGGGCCTTCTGGAGTCCGTAATGACCAAGGACATCCTTGTCGATCAGAA ATACAAATCTCTGGTGAAGGACTCAGACCCGGACGAGTACACGGATCAGTCCTCGGCGTTCAACCACGGCATGGTGGACGGCTTCGGGTTCATCGTCATCACAAGCATGGCCTCCCCACCACCTGAACTGATGCAGAGGACTTACGTCATCCGGGTGCAGTGA
- the LOC136440004 gene encoding WW domain-binding protein 2-like isoform X2 gives MAVNRAHHQNGGVLVFHGERIVMDYDGVELVFEDPEPGPLSDHLKGTKKGKAFLTNYRVIFHTKGRDLMQSFHMPFHLMKGVEIKQPMFGANAIKGKVSAEPGGGWEGKVVFKMTFNHGGAIEFGQGLLKLGSEGVFDPAYPPPAYPSAPPMANGAYGAPPPPYPGPGVYASAPPPGMNPNDSKAQEAAASAYYDPNNPHNVYLPQQQPVPQDPPPAYEEVEDKKKK, from the exons ATGGCGGTGAACAGAGCGCACCATCAGAACGGTGGAGTTTTAGTCTTTCATGGAGAACG TATTGTGATGGACTATGATGGTGTAGAGTTGGTGTTCGAGGACCCAGAGCCAGGCCCCCTGTCTGACCACCTCAAGGGCACCAAGAAGGGAAAGGCATTCCTGACTAACTACAGA GTGATCTTCCACACGAAAGGTCGTGACCTGATGCAGTCGTTCCACATGCCCTTCCACCTGATGAAGGGGGTGGAGATCAAACAGCCGATGTTCGGAGCCAACGCCATCAAGGGGAAGGTCAGCGCAGAACCTGGAG GTGGTTGGGAAGGAAAGGTTGTCTTCAAGATGACATTCAACCACGGAGGAGCCATTGAGTTTGGACAGGGCCTGCTGAAACTGGGCAGTGAAG gagTGTTCGACCCTGCTTACCCACCCCCGGCATACCCCTCTGCACCACCCATGGCGAACGGAGCGTATGGTGCCCCACCGCCGCCATACCCTGGTCCCGGCGTGTACGCCTCTGCACCGCCGCCTGGAATGAACCCAAATG ATTCGAAGGCCCAGGAAGCAGCAGCCAGTGCTTATTATGACCCTAACAACCCCCACAATGTGTACCTGCCTCAGCAACAGCCTGTCCCACag
- the LOC136440004 gene encoding WW domain-binding protein 2-like isoform X1, whose protein sequence is MAVNRAHHQNGGVLVFHGERIVMDYDGVELVFEDPEPGPLSDHLKGTKKGKAFLTNYRVIFHTKGRDLMQSFHMPFHLMKGVEIKQPMFGANAIKGKVSAEPGGGWEGKVVFKMTFNHGGAIEFGQGLLKLGSEASRNGNRAPPTPMGNVYMPPPNGAYAPGPPPPGVFDPAYPPPAYPSAPPMANGAYGAPPPPYPGPGVYASAPPPGMNPNDSKAQEAAASAYYDPNNPHNVYLPQQQPVPQDPPPAYEEVEDKKKK, encoded by the exons ATGGCGGTGAACAGAGCGCACCATCAGAACGGTGGAGTTTTAGTCTTTCATGGAGAACG TATTGTGATGGACTATGATGGTGTAGAGTTGGTGTTCGAGGACCCAGAGCCAGGCCCCCTGTCTGACCACCTCAAGGGCACCAAGAAGGGAAAGGCATTCCTGACTAACTACAGA GTGATCTTCCACACGAAAGGTCGTGACCTGATGCAGTCGTTCCACATGCCCTTCCACCTGATGAAGGGGGTGGAGATCAAACAGCCGATGTTCGGAGCCAACGCCATCAAGGGGAAGGTCAGCGCAGAACCTGGAG GTGGTTGGGAAGGAAAGGTTGTCTTCAAGATGACATTCAACCACGGAGGAGCCATTGAGTTTGGACAGGGCCTGCTGAAACTGGGCAGTGAAG ctTCTCGCAATGGTAACCGAGCACCTCCCACGCCTATGGGCAATGTGTACATGCCCCCGCCTAACGGAGCCTATGCCCCTGgtccccctcccccaggagTGTTCGACCCTGCTTACCCACCCCCGGCATACCCCTCTGCACCACCCATGGCGAACGGAGCGTATGGTGCCCCACCGCCGCCATACCCTGGTCCCGGCGTGTACGCCTCTGCACCGCCGCCTGGAATGAACCCAAATG ATTCGAAGGCCCAGGAAGCAGCAGCCAGTGCTTATTATGACCCTAACAACCCCCACAATGTGTACCTGCCTCAGCAACAGCCTGTCCCACag